A portion of the Natronococcus sp. AD-5 genome contains these proteins:
- a CDS encoding LVIVD repeat-containing protein, whose product MTGSRRRAFMKRAGSTSVGVAAFLGGTVTADRSPGHGRRRTRGRLDKLGQALPPGGNPNHVTYSFGHVSEDGAWGAASSWPAESQVASTLYDLSDLENPERVHELDAPNEETRSNDVKFDPLREGIYIRGLEANDEGSFFDPEPDPDGKFGIEVVDFGWENGSPEEPAVIAYLETPTMGVHKLTEHPEKPILYLIDKVADEPGIISVDFSKPDDPTIRQQFGPRGYCHDVEVEPGRNALHAVFAIGEAVGYATFDLSDDPYDPRQLGFFDYEEQPGYTELGEPGFEIAHQVHPEPERELSIVGDEMFSGVPGGKHIFDTGWDEGSLEDPQPIGFTHSPDARNQDEEPGAWTTHFHDVVYDRGEVLLVDGGYTQGAWVANITDPTDPTPTERYATDDGVEGVTPYTWGAFHNEARDFAFVTDSGSGVYTFDVSGKAARGEDGGGPDHYYDIGAVLGTD is encoded by the coding sequence ATGACTGGATCACGACGGCGGGCGTTCATGAAGCGGGCGGGGAGTACGAGCGTAGGAGTTGCAGCGTTCCTCGGTGGCACTGTCACAGCTGACCGCTCACCAGGCCACGGGCGGCGGCGAACACGGGGTCGGCTCGACAAGCTCGGTCAGGCGCTCCCACCGGGAGGGAATCCGAACCACGTGACGTACTCGTTCGGGCACGTAAGCGAGGACGGCGCGTGGGGAGCGGCCAGCAGCTGGCCGGCTGAGAGCCAGGTCGCGAGCACGCTGTACGACCTTTCGGACCTCGAAAACCCCGAGCGGGTTCACGAACTCGACGCGCCGAACGAGGAGACGCGATCGAACGACGTCAAGTTCGACCCGCTGCGCGAGGGCATCTACATTCGGGGGCTGGAGGCCAACGACGAGGGGAGTTTTTTCGACCCGGAACCCGACCCCGACGGCAAGTTCGGCATCGAGGTCGTCGACTTCGGCTGGGAAAACGGATCGCCCGAGGAGCCAGCGGTGATCGCCTACCTCGAGACGCCGACCATGGGGGTACACAAACTCACCGAGCATCCCGAGAAGCCGATCCTCTACCTGATCGACAAGGTAGCCGACGAGCCGGGGATCATTTCGGTGGATTTCAGCAAGCCCGACGACCCGACGATCAGACAGCAGTTCGGCCCGCGGGGGTACTGCCACGATGTCGAGGTAGAGCCCGGCCGGAACGCCTTACACGCGGTCTTCGCGATCGGCGAGGCCGTCGGCTACGCTACCTTCGACCTGAGCGACGATCCGTACGATCCACGGCAGCTCGGCTTCTTCGATTACGAGGAGCAACCCGGCTACACCGAACTCGGCGAGCCCGGCTTCGAGATCGCCCATCAGGTTCACCCGGAGCCGGAGCGGGAGCTCTCGATCGTGGGCGACGAGATGTTCTCTGGTGTCCCCGGCGGCAAACACATCTTCGACACCGGCTGGGACGAAGGGAGCCTCGAGGACCCGCAGCCGATCGGGTTCACCCACTCGCCCGACGCCCGCAATCAGGACGAGGAGCCCGGAGCGTGGACGACGCACTTCCACGACGTGGTCTACGATCGTGGCGAGGTGCTGCTCGTCGACGGCGGGTATACCCAGGGCGCGTGGGTCGCGAACATCACCGATCCCACGGACCCGACGCCGACCGAGCGGTACGCGACGGACGACGGCGTCGAGGGCGTCACGCCGTATACCTGGGGCGCGTTCCACAACGAGGCGCGCGACTTCGCCTTCGTCACCGATAGCGGAAGCGGCGTGTACACGTTCGACGTCTCCGGGAAGGCGGCCCGCGGCGAGGACGGCGGCGGTCCCGACCACTACTACGATATCGGCGCGGTGCTCGGCACCGACTGA
- a CDS encoding DUF6677 family protein, which produces MLSTTSAHVLLSRGASVAARGKSWPAYGLAVLVPGAGHAYAGHWRRGLAWALLCGGALAFLSTGVLLLERAALEPLVVTALRLEVVTFADVGLPLAVLVLSVLDLYGLSVLEEDAVGPTLPGRS; this is translated from the coding sequence ATGCTCTCGACCACGAGCGCTCACGTGCTACTGTCGCGGGGAGCGAGCGTAGCCGCGCGCGGAAAATCCTGGCCGGCGTACGGGCTAGCCGTCCTCGTGCCCGGAGCAGGCCACGCCTACGCCGGCCATTGGCGACGTGGGCTCGCCTGGGCGCTGTTGTGTGGTGGCGCGCTCGCGTTCCTCAGTACGGGCGTGTTACTCCTTGAGCGCGCGGCCCTCGAGCCCCTCGTCGTGACCGCGTTGCGCCTCGAGGTGGTCACCTTCGCGGACGTGGGTCTCCCGCTTGCCGTGCTCGTCCTCAGCGTACTCGATCTCTACGGACTCTCAGTCCTCGAGGAGGACGCGGTCGGGCCCACCCTCCCCGGTCGCTCGTGA
- a CDS encoding S8 family peptidase codes for MPHNHATRRNVLRTIGAAGVSLSFAGLASASDGQARYVAKTTGDATASIEAAGFEVLAELAEGEVVLAAGPADATDELAAVSGVSTAVPDFEVELGGPVSVDADVRNVAEGSTATVGAEDVYDEYLWDKQRQEVREAHEYATGAGRTVAVLDTGVDPDHPDLDVDTDRSVVITGGRPEPDVGDSGFHGTHVAGIIAGTGDVAMVGTAPDATIVSVRILGPETGTWGDILAGMEYAAEIGADAANMSIGTVPIPPQGHRDGYNRLLQAVTNTVTRDGTLLVGSAGNDDANLQQEGDFTLPNSLSGVLSVSATTPTDLKTYYSNYGTNEIGVGAPGGGYETAEKTVEADDVDYPWPLNAVFSTVPDTGLVPEPYQDTTIDGTPYAWLMGTSMAAPQVSGLAALVREREPSASTNRVESAIAHGAESTNGRGDRELGAGRINALQTVDYVE; via the coding sequence GTGCCACACAATCACGCAACACGACGGAACGTACTGCGGACGATCGGTGCAGCGGGTGTCTCGCTGTCTTTTGCCGGTCTCGCGTCGGCGAGCGACGGACAGGCGCGGTACGTCGCGAAAACGACGGGCGACGCGACCGCGTCGATCGAGGCGGCCGGCTTCGAGGTCCTAGCTGAGTTGGCCGAGGGGGAAGTCGTGCTCGCCGCGGGTCCCGCGGACGCGACCGACGAGCTCGCCGCCGTCAGCGGGGTCTCGACGGCGGTTCCGGACTTCGAGGTTGAACTCGGCGGGCCGGTATCGGTCGACGCCGACGTACGGAACGTAGCCGAGGGGAGCACCGCCACCGTCGGCGCCGAGGATGTCTACGATGAGTACCTGTGGGACAAGCAACGCCAAGAAGTCCGGGAAGCACACGAGTACGCCACCGGCGCCGGACGGACGGTCGCCGTGCTCGACACCGGGGTTGACCCGGACCATCCCGACCTCGACGTCGATACGGACCGCAGCGTCGTCATCACCGGAGGCCGGCCGGAACCTGACGTCGGTGATTCCGGCTTTCACGGGACCCACGTCGCGGGAATCATCGCCGGAACGGGCGACGTCGCGATGGTCGGGACCGCCCCCGACGCGACGATCGTCTCCGTGCGGATCCTCGGTCCCGAAACGGGCACGTGGGGTGACATCCTCGCCGGGATGGAGTACGCCGCCGAGATCGGGGCTGACGCCGCCAACATGAGCATCGGGACGGTACCCATTCCGCCGCAAGGTCACCGCGACGGCTACAACCGACTGCTTCAGGCGGTCACGAACACCGTAACCCGCGACGGCACGCTACTGGTCGGTAGCGCCGGCAACGACGACGCGAACCTCCAGCAGGAGGGGGACTTCACGCTGCCGAACAGCCTGTCGGGCGTGCTCTCGGTCAGCGCGACGACGCCGACAGATCTGAAGACCTACTACTCCAACTACGGTACCAACGAGATCGGCGTCGGCGCCCCCGGCGGCGGCTACGAGACGGCGGAGAAAACGGTCGAGGCCGACGATGTCGACTATCCGTGGCCGCTGAACGCGGTTTTCTCGACCGTGCCCGACACGGGACTCGTCCCCGAGCCGTACCAAGACACAACGATCGACGGCACGCCCTACGCCTGGCTCATGGGGACGTCGATGGCGGCCCCGCAGGTGTCCGGACTGGCCGCGCTCGTCCGCGAACGCGAGCCGTCGGCGAGTACGAACCGTGTCGAGAGCGCAATCGCCCACGGCGCCGAGAGCACGAACGGTCGCGGCGATCGCGAACTCGGGGCGGGTCGGATCAACGCGTTGCAGACGGTCGACTACGTCGAGTGA
- a CDS encoding carboxypeptidase regulatory-like domain-containing protein gives MDINRREFGTAAGISLSAILAGCGALQGDSDGDGEEGNETDWVEDDTDSDAEGANDSDTEDGQNETGGDNEPKLHEDESIGGTILLSNDAERRLAVVKHTFTWMGEPPSDQCRVHVMLENTSGAELTVDVEARIYDEDGSELSSTTDTGVEGPEPGEDDAVHSLELDNCEETAKYELEIDTPDVADDSDENTSDEDDDSNGPDEEDDADTPDDSDEPDEQDDADGDEDEGDGDEQNEENDQEEDEQGDDNEDEDEDDQDEGDDDGDDEDDDQGDEDEDEDEDDEDGTNTVRVIVQDDDEEPIDHATVELEERGLLGWSDEKDVDDQGRAEFEVEDGKYTLTVEADGYSTVEEDVEIDSNVQYTVTLHENE, from the coding sequence ATGGACATAAATCGTCGCGAATTCGGTACCGCTGCAGGAATATCGCTGTCGGCGATCCTTGCGGGCTGTGGCGCGCTCCAAGGCGACTCGGACGGCGACGGCGAAGAGGGGAACGAAACCGACTGGGTCGAGGACGATACCGATTCGGATGCCGAGGGCGCCAACGATTCCGATACGGAGGACGGGCAGAACGAGACCGGCGGTGACAACGAGCCGAAGTTGCACGAAGACGAGTCGATCGGGGGGACGATTCTGCTGTCGAACGACGCCGAACGACGCCTCGCGGTCGTGAAACACACCTTCACCTGGATGGGCGAGCCGCCGAGCGATCAGTGTCGCGTTCACGTGATGCTCGAGAACACGAGCGGTGCGGAGCTGACCGTCGACGTGGAAGCCCGGATCTACGACGAGGACGGATCCGAACTCTCCTCGACCACGGATACCGGCGTCGAGGGGCCCGAACCGGGCGAGGACGACGCAGTCCACTCGCTCGAACTCGACAACTGCGAGGAAACTGCCAAGTACGAACTCGAGATCGATACTCCCGACGTCGCAGACGACTCCGACGAAAATACCTCTGACGAAGACGACGACTCGAACGGTCCTGACGAGGAAGACGACGCCGATACGCCGGACGATTCGGACGAGCCCGACGAGCAGGATGATGCCGACGGGGACGAAGACGAGGGAGATGGTGACGAGCAGAACGAAGAAAATGACCAGGAGGAAGACGAGCAAGGTGACGATAACGAGGACGAAGATGAGGACGATCAAGATGAAGGAGATGACGACGGGGACGACGAGGACGACGACCAAGGCGACGAGGACGAAGATGAGGACGAAGACGACGAAGACGGGACGAACACGGTGCGAGTAATCGTTCAGGACGACGACGAAGAGCCGATCGACCACGCCACCGTCGAACTCGAGGAACGTGGTCTTCTCGGCTGGAGCGACGAGAAAGACGTCGACGACCAAGGCCGGGCCGAGTTCGAGGTCGAGGACGGCAAGTACACGCTCACCGTCGAGGCGGACGGCTACTCGACGGTAGAAGAGGACGTCGAGATCGACAGCAACGTACAGTACACGGTGACGCTCCACGAAAACGAGTAA
- a CDS encoding FtsX-like permease family protein, which produces MNYLRVLVGRWSRRDRLAVLVIALTVALLVGATLLVGAAGDQTSTLAAEYDTNASVAAYDSVDAAQQAAGSGAVVLPMATAVGPDGERYRVVAIPDDSADLSLPPQPEGTVGPGTESAEWRLEGTDDSRTETVEPAGTASPGLLPPTWLRTTPETLEAIGPTEALVVTPANADAGVAKGAPLVGALAFFVEGTDDVLEIVWTGVAAAGVIVAVTLSSVVRMTIRDRAPTIRVIRATGAPPRRVRAALAARAGALAAAGGVLGYAVGVIVTNAAVTVAVVVGLPTTLSVRVTPRIALGILGILAVLTTVGLITGYLAARIATAKPPAHVGRDGQPSSSSKSRSWLPHGTVPLRRRLAPAVLAPRTVVPTTATLSTFAVVVLLVASLGTIGASVSTGEATISEPGAAHPVNSRMPAGYAETLSDDGVAASPEILLFSSYENKPYLARGVDYDSFAEVTDARIVDGEPLETDGEAIIGVELARTLELEPGDELVVGGSTEEALTQVTVVGTYETGGLEDHQLLVSLSTARHLSAVEAGQVNLIRTDATDRAGASEANTTVVDVDAPSHVRPGEMVSVEAAVWNPTDDHVEQEVAATLGDSQASRTVDLEAHERRTVALELDAPAAGEYELAVGGLTQSVTVADAPPLELAALPDTAPTGESLQVRVRDTTGESVDGATVTIDGRTAETDASGTAWLELPPTAATYDVTVHADDREVNESIRVADDVEPGPAADVSLAPNSPSVHTEPTAEVRFANPWNRTVEAPVVIEGPETTHREEVVLESNETTTVTTTLPRRPPGEYSVRVRSAGRTLATTEYEVGGDERLVSALAASGHYQAGGGLGTAIDYAMGNLRVLFGALTGLAAVTVIGATSAVLARAVRARRQTIAIYRATGASSRRILGLVLADAARIGIVAAAAAVALAVGALEALAAAGRLTAFGIALEPWPTAAVALAVFGGGLALTLVAALVATVPLLRASPASLLSSSRARPADRADGLETADRSGESATRSNEPPV; this is translated from the coding sequence GGTCGCGCCGCGACCGACTGGCGGTGCTCGTCATCGCGCTCACGGTGGCGCTGCTAGTCGGCGCCACGCTGCTGGTCGGCGCCGCGGGCGATCAGACGAGCACTCTCGCCGCCGAGTACGATACCAACGCCTCCGTCGCCGCCTACGACTCCGTCGACGCCGCCCAACAGGCGGCGGGCTCCGGTGCAGTCGTCCTGCCGATGGCGACGGCGGTCGGTCCCGACGGGGAGCGCTACCGCGTCGTCGCGATCCCTGACGACTCGGCCGATCTCAGCCTCCCTCCCCAGCCCGAGGGAACCGTCGGTCCGGGCACCGAATCGGCCGAGTGGCGACTCGAAGGAACGGACGACTCGCGGACGGAAACGGTCGAGCCCGCGGGGACGGCGTCGCCGGGCCTCCTGCCGCCGACGTGGCTCCGGACGACACCCGAGACGCTCGAGGCGATCGGACCGACGGAAGCGTTAGTCGTTACGCCGGCGAACGCTGACGCTGGCGTCGCGAAAGGGGCCCCGCTCGTCGGCGCGCTGGCGTTTTTCGTCGAGGGGACCGACGACGTCCTCGAGATCGTCTGGACCGGCGTCGCCGCGGCGGGCGTCATCGTCGCAGTGACGCTCTCGAGCGTCGTCCGAATGACGATCCGGGATCGCGCGCCGACGATTCGCGTGATCAGGGCGACGGGGGCGCCGCCGCGGCGGGTTCGGGCCGCGCTCGCGGCACGGGCCGGTGCGCTCGCGGCCGCGGGTGGCGTCCTCGGCTACGCGGTCGGGGTGATCGTGACGAACGCTGCGGTCACCGTCGCGGTGGTCGTCGGCCTTCCGACGACGCTCTCGGTGCGGGTCACCCCGCGGATCGCTCTGGGCATCCTCGGGATCCTCGCGGTGCTCACGACTGTGGGGCTCATTACGGGCTACCTCGCGGCGCGCATCGCGACGGCGAAGCCGCCCGCCCACGTCGGTCGCGACGGCCAGCCGTCCAGCTCGAGTAAATCACGCTCGTGGCTGCCCCATGGCACTGTTCCGCTCCGCCGTCGTCTCGCTCCGGCCGTGCTCGCCCCGCGGACGGTCGTCCCGACGACGGCAACACTGTCGACGTTCGCCGTGGTCGTCCTGCTGGTCGCGTCGCTGGGCACGATCGGCGCCTCTGTCTCGACGGGTGAAGCAACCATTTCGGAACCCGGTGCCGCCCACCCCGTCAACAGCCGGATGCCCGCGGGATATGCCGAGACGCTTTCGGACGATGGCGTCGCGGCCAGTCCCGAGATCCTGCTATTTTCGAGCTACGAGAACAAGCCGTATCTTGCCCGCGGCGTCGACTACGATTCGTTCGCCGAGGTCACCGACGCGCGCATCGTCGACGGCGAGCCCCTGGAGACGGACGGTGAGGCCATCATCGGCGTCGAGTTGGCCCGGACGCTGGAGCTCGAGCCCGGCGACGAACTGGTCGTCGGCGGCAGTACCGAGGAGGCGCTGACGCAGGTGACCGTCGTCGGCACGTACGAGACCGGCGGGCTGGAAGACCACCAGTTGCTCGTCTCGCTGTCGACGGCCCGGCACCTCTCGGCGGTCGAGGCGGGGCAGGTGAACCTGATCCGGACGGATGCGACGGACCGAGCGGGCGCGTCGGAGGCGAACACGACCGTCGTGGACGTCGACGCGCCCTCTCACGTGCGCCCCGGCGAGATGGTCTCGGTCGAGGCGGCCGTCTGGAACCCGACGGACGACCATGTCGAGCAGGAGGTCGCGGCCACACTCGGTGATTCGCAGGCGAGTCGGACGGTCGATCTCGAGGCCCACGAGCGCCGGACGGTCGCGCTCGAGCTCGACGCGCCGGCGGCGGGCGAGTACGAACTCGCGGTCGGTGGACTCACCCAGTCGGTGACCGTCGCCGACGCGCCGCCGCTCGAACTGGCTGCGCTTCCCGACACGGCACCGACCGGCGAGTCGCTTCAGGTCCGCGTTCGCGATACGACCGGTGAGTCGGTCGACGGCGCGACGGTGACGATCGACGGCCGGACGGCCGAAACTGACGCATCGGGGACGGCGTGGCTCGAGCTGCCACCGACCGCCGCCACATACGACGTGACGGTGCACGCGGACGACCGGGAAGTAAACGAGTCGATTCGAGTCGCCGACGACGTCGAGCCAGGCCCCGCCGCCGACGTTTCGCTGGCCCCGAACTCGCCGTCGGTCCATACGGAACCGACCGCCGAGGTCAGGTTCGCGAACCCGTGGAATCGCACCGTCGAGGCGCCCGTCGTGATCGAGGGCCCCGAGACGACCCACCGCGAAGAGGTAGTCCTCGAGTCCAACGAGACGACGACGGTGACGACGACGCTACCCCGGCGGCCGCCGGGCGAGTACTCCGTTCGCGTGAGGTCGGCGGGACGGACGCTCGCGACGACCGAGTACGAGGTCGGCGGCGACGAGCGCCTGGTAAGCGCGCTCGCCGCGAGCGGCCACTATCAGGCCGGCGGCGGGCTCGGAACCGCGATCGACTACGCGATGGGGAACCTCCGCGTCCTGTTCGGCGCACTCACCGGGCTCGCCGCCGTGACGGTCATCGGCGCGACGAGCGCCGTCCTCGCGCGCGCCGTTCGCGCCCGACGACAGACGATCGCCATCTACCGGGCGACGGGTGCGTCGTCGCGTCGCATCCTCGGACTCGTTCTCGCCGACGCGGCACGCATCGGGATCGTGGCCGCCGCAGCTGCGGTCGCGCTCGCCGTCGGTGCGCTCGAGGCTCTCGCCGCCGCCGGCCGGCTGACCGCGTTCGGGATCGCGCTCGAACCGTGGCCGACGGCCGCGGTCGCGCTCGCCGTCTTCGGCGGCGGGCTCGCGCTGACGCTCGTCGCGGCGCTCGTCGCGACCGTTCCGCTGCTTCGCGCGTCGCCGGCGTCGCTCCTGTCGTCGTCGCGAGCGAGACCGGCCGATCGGGCAGATGGTCTCGAGACGGCCGACCGATCCGGCGAGTCGGCGACGCGCTCGAACGAGCCGCCGGTCTGA
- a CDS encoding alanyl-tRNA editing protein, whose amino-acid sequence MTELRYLPDADDVTTFTATVTGTTQDSVFLDGTYFYPEGGGQPADHGVLEWEEGSADVTGVRKDHGEVRHEIDLREGDLPAEGTTVDGRIDETRRRQLSRMHTAQHVVSRVVLEEYGASTAGNQIYPDRSRIDFEPASFDDADLALIERRTNEVVDRDLSVVKENRSRATVEAEVDEGRALLDLIPESVDPLRVVEIEDFDMCPCGGTHVSRLGEIGRIEITDHTTKGERVGRIEFELV is encoded by the coding sequence GTGACCGAACTCCGATACCTTCCCGACGCGGACGACGTGACGACGTTCACGGCCACCGTCACCGGGACGACCCAAGACAGCGTGTTTCTAGACGGGACGTACTTCTATCCGGAAGGGGGCGGGCAACCGGCCGACCACGGCGTCCTCGAGTGGGAGGAGGGCTCCGCCGACGTGACCGGCGTCAGAAAGGATCACGGCGAGGTGCGCCACGAAATCGACCTTCGAGAAGGCGACCTCCCCGCGGAGGGAACGACAGTCGACGGCCGTATCGACGAGACGCGCCGACGGCAGTTGAGCCGGATGCACACCGCCCAGCACGTCGTTTCCCGCGTCGTGCTCGAGGAGTACGGCGCGAGCACCGCCGGAAACCAGATCTATCCCGACCGGTCGCGGATCGACTTCGAGCCAGCCTCGTTCGACGATGCCGATCTCGCGCTCATCGAGCGTCGCACCAACGAGGTCGTCGATCGTGATCTCTCAGTGGTGAAAGAGAACCGGTCCCGGGCGACCGTCGAGGCGGAGGTCGACGAGGGTCGTGCGCTCCTCGATCTGATTCCCGAGTCCGTCGATCCGCTTCGCGTCGTCGAGATCGAGGACTTCGATATGTGTCCGTGTGGCGGAACGCACGTCTCCCGCCTCGGCGAAATCGGTCGTATAGAGATCACGGATCATACGACGAAAGGTGAACGCGTAGGGCGAATCGAATTCGAACTCGTCTGA
- a CDS encoding CBS domain-containing protein, with product MSTPLETVSKTATLEEAATVMRDNEINALVVTTDPPSIITSTDLVATVAEGRDPTAVEVAAVMTESVETVPPELFLEEVAAMMTSLEINHLPVVDDDDYVGMISSTDITAQLS from the coding sequence ATGTCGACACCGCTGGAGACGGTTTCGAAAACTGCAACCCTCGAGGAGGCGGCGACGGTGATGCGCGACAACGAGATCAACGCCCTCGTCGTGACGACGGATCCGCCGTCGATCATCACGAGTACCGATCTAGTTGCTACCGTCGCCGAGGGGCGCGACCCCACTGCGGTAGAGGTCGCGGCGGTGATGACCGAATCGGTCGAAACCGTGCCGCCGGAACTGTTCCTCGAGGAAGTGGCCGCGATGATGACGAGCCTGGAGATCAATCACCTCCCGGTCGTCGACGATGACGATTACGTCGGAATGATCTCGTCGACCGATATCACCGCGCAACTCTCGTAA
- a CDS encoding HalOD1 output domain-containing protein gives MTVEHEYDSRVSPHVAVIDALASLENIEPTAVDTELGIVLYDYIDPAALNSLVTSGTETNDVEISFEIDSDETYSVTITADRVTVARDG, from the coding sequence ATGACCGTCGAACACGAGTACGACTCCCGAGTATCCCCTCACGTCGCCGTGATCGACGCTCTCGCCTCCCTCGAGAATATCGAGCCGACGGCCGTCGATACCGAACTCGGAATCGTCCTCTACGACTACATCGATCCAGCGGCTCTCAATTCGCTGGTAACCAGCGGCACTGAGACGAACGACGTGGAGATCTCGTTCGAGATCGACAGCGACGAAACCTACTCGGTCACGATCACTGCCGATCGCGTCACGGTCGCGCGGGACGGTTGA
- a CDS encoding TackOD1 domain-containing metal-binding protein, which produces MVSPGELRLVETLIEKETFEPEIAENGSVSYSEAAQLLDDADGAPAAVLERFAARGVLASEFVAKVYVCPECTAEGLQYTTVCPACESAHALETLFLEHVCGYAGPETEFEAENGYRCPDCEMDLESVDIEKQEHYVCNDCSETFDIPDERLWCRECLSTFPPLDAIEHVLYQYSLTPDGKRWLDRQKDARRTAAETLQERRFETEIDATVSDDAASRSVHVLAEDDLMGERRVVSIHETPDTESVDAFCAFATSVGAHPVVITTSGAVSKDVAARSEDADLTLLAFEDGTLEPEYEIVESVEAAQQGLFQRLTAALEVPGRKGQ; this is translated from the coding sequence ATGGTTTCACCAGGGGAGCTTCGGTTGGTCGAGACATTAATAGAAAAGGAGACGTTCGAGCCGGAGATCGCCGAGAACGGCTCCGTCAGCTATTCGGAGGCGGCACAGCTCCTCGACGATGCCGACGGGGCTCCGGCCGCCGTCCTCGAGCGCTTCGCTGCCCGCGGCGTGTTGGCGTCCGAATTCGTCGCGAAGGTATACGTCTGTCCTGAGTGTACCGCCGAAGGCCTGCAGTATACTACCGTCTGTCCAGCGTGTGAGTCCGCACACGCCCTCGAGACACTGTTCCTGGAACACGTCTGTGGATACGCAGGTCCCGAAACGGAGTTCGAAGCCGAGAACGGCTATCGTTGCCCGGATTGCGAGATGGATCTCGAGTCCGTGGACATCGAGAAGCAGGAACACTACGTCTGTAACGACTGTTCGGAGACGTTCGATATCCCAGATGAACGCCTCTGGTGTCGCGAATGTTTGTCCACGTTCCCGCCGCTGGACGCGATCGAACACGTCTTATATCAGTATAGTCTCACCCCCGACGGCAAGCGGTGGCTCGACCGCCAGAAAGACGCCCGACGGACGGCCGCGGAAACGTTACAGGAACGTCGGTTCGAGACGGAGATTGACGCAACTGTCTCCGATGACGCGGCATCTCGATCGGTCCACGTCCTCGCCGAGGACGATCTGATGGGCGAGCGGCGGGTCGTGAGCATTCACGAAACGCCCGATACCGAAAGTGTCGACGCGTTTTGTGCGTTCGCGACCTCGGTCGGCGCTCATCCGGTCGTCATAACGACCTCGGGAGCCGTCTCAAAGGACGTCGCAGCGCGTTCGGAGGATGCCGATCTGACGTTGCTCGCCTTCGAGGACGGGACGCTCGAACCCGAGTACGAGATCGTCGAGAGTGTAGAGGCCGCCCAACAAGGGCTCTTCCAGCGGCTCACCGCCGCCCTCGAGGTTCCTGGCCGGAAAGGGCAATAA
- a CDS encoding ABC transporter ATP-binding protein has translation MNAADPVLAAEAVSVRRGGQPILEELSLLIPAGSRTLVRGPSGAGKTTLFSVLGLLDTPDEGQILVDGTDASALSERRRARLRRDAIGFVFQDFQLVPDLTARENALLPQTHGDDRDEAWIDELLETLAVADRADRYPATLSGGEKQRVAIARALANRPDVVLADEPTGQLDPETTARVTGLLLDVHDSADTALVTISHDPSLASLFDRTVTLRDGQLYETN, from the coding sequence GTGAACGCTGCCGATCCCGTCCTGGCCGCCGAGGCCGTCTCGGTTCGACGCGGCGGACAGCCGATCCTCGAGGAGCTGTCGCTGTTGATTCCGGCCGGCTCGCGGACGCTCGTCCGCGGCCCGAGCGGTGCGGGAAAGACGACGCTGTTTTCGGTGCTGGGGCTGCTCGATACTCCCGACGAGGGGCAAATACTGGTCGACGGAACCGACGCCAGCGCGCTCTCCGAGCGTCGTCGCGCCCGGCTACGACGCGACGCGATCGGTTTCGTCTTCCAAGATTTCCAGCTGGTGCCGGACCTGACCGCGCGCGAGAACGCGCTGTTGCCCCAGACGCACGGTGATGATCGTGACGAAGCGTGGATCGACGAGCTCCTCGAGACGCTGGCCGTCGCCGACCGCGCGGATCGGTACCCGGCGACGCTCAGCGGCGGCGAGAAACAGCGGGTGGCGATCGCCCGCGCGCTGGCGAACCGACCCGACGTCGTGCTCGCCGACGAACCCACCGGGCAGCTCGATCCCGAGACGACAGCGCGCGTAACGGGACTGTTGCTCGACGTCCACGACTCCGCCGACACCGCACTCGTGACGATCAGTCACGATCCGTCGCTCGCGTCGCTGTTCGATCGGACGGTGACGCTTCGCGACGGGCAGTTGTACGAGACGAACTGA